A single window of Deltaproteobacteria bacterium DNA harbors:
- a CDS encoding response regulator transcription factor, whose protein sequence is MPARILLADDHALFREALRGLIEARLSEVQIVGEAATGREAIDLCQRHQPDLMVLDLSMPDLGGLDVLAELKGLQLATKVLVVSQYTDRSYVMRALKLGARGYVPKKALAKDLVSAVSAVLEGRTYVDPSLMEFVVDAAVRPHEASESGDLGLLSDRELEILKLVAEGKTAKEIGELLHISPHTVNRHRANLMEKLEVHSKSDLVRAAVRLKLVEP, encoded by the coding sequence ATGCCCGCTCGCATCCTCCTGGCCGACGACCACGCCCTCTTCCGCGAAGCCCTGCGTGGGCTCATCGAGGCCCGCCTGTCGGAGGTGCAGATCGTGGGCGAGGCGGCGACCGGGCGCGAGGCGATCGACCTCTGCCAGCGACACCAGCCCGACCTGATGGTGCTCGACCTCTCGATGCCCGACCTGGGAGGCCTCGACGTGCTGGCCGAGCTCAAGGGCCTCCAGCTCGCCACGAAGGTGCTCGTCGTCTCGCAGTACACCGACCGCTCGTACGTGATGCGGGCGCTCAAGCTCGGCGCCCGGGGCTACGTGCCCAAGAAGGCGCTGGCCAAGGACCTCGTCTCGGCCGTCAGCGCGGTGCTGGAAGGGCGCACCTACGTGGATCCCTCGCTGATGGAGTTCGTGGTGGATGCGGCCGTCCGCCCGCACGAGGCCAGCGAGAGCGGGGACCTCGGCCTGCTCAGCGATCGCGAGCTGGAGATCCTGAAGCTCGTCGCCGAAGGCAAGACCGCCAAGGAGATCGGCGAGCTCCTCCACATCTCCCCGCACACGGTGAACCGCCACCGCGCGAACCTCATGGAGAAGCTCGAGGTGCACAGCAAATCCGATCTGGTGCGGGCGGCGGTGCGGCTGAAGCTGGTGGAGCCGTAG